CGCGTGGCATTGACCACCGTCACTTTTGGCTTTTGACACGAGCGAAGCACTCACATGCCTCGCTGACACTATATCACGTGCCGTTCGGACCCCGCCCTAAATCCCCTCCTTGAATATTTAACATATTTTAACCTTTTTAATTTATTTTTCAGAAAAAGGAAAATAACATTGGAGACCAAAAATATCTCTGAAAATGAAACCCTCTAAGCCAAGCAACGGTCCAGGTACCCTCTCTTTTTCAGGCTTTTCTTTTAATTCACGCAAAAAAGAGAGATAAAGTAAAAATACCAAAATGAAAAGGATAAATGGGAAATATCTCCGCAGCAATAAATAAACAACAGGCTTATCCTACCGAGGAGAGCCCTCGGGATCATGACTCATCAAATTCGGGCCCGCCATAATCTGCCCTCACGTCTCGATGTCTGCCACGTGGTGGCAGCACCACCTGTAACTCCTTGTTCACCATTGGATTAACGTCCTCAAAGTCTATAATTACATGCATGTTTATTCTAGTAACTTCTTTGACAGTTACTGCTGTAGTTTTGGCTTCAAGAAGTAAATGTAATCATAGGATAGAGTTTGAAAATTACACTACTAAGTAGTAACACTAGCTGATTACAAGCAGCTTCAGTACTTCACAAGTTTTCTCATATTCATGTCCAAGGGGATTTCAAAACTCTATTTAAGGATAGCTATTCTGATTTATGATATTCGTATTTTGACTTTGTAGTTAATCTATAATTCTTCCAACATGTTTAGTGGGATGTGAATTTTGTTGAAGGCTCTTTAGCAAACTATGGGCACCAAGTTGGAGCATGCAAATGGTTCTCGCATTTCGTACCTCTTGTTGCATAAAATGCTTTTCGTTTTGACTCATTGTCTTGTGGCTTTAATTATGGTTTTAGTTTGTTTTTTATTTCTCATCAAAAAAGAAAAAATATACACTAGCTAGCTAGGTATCATTTACTGGATTCATATAACAAATTTGAGTCACCCTCTACGATATTAGCTTCACGTCAAAACACATTGTTTTAGGTTTGGATCAAGAATACATTTCGCAAATGATAGCAATACATCAACAATCCAATTTGAGGCATGAATGTTATCAATTTATCATTGAACGATACAATCTCTATTATATTACAAATGATAAAGTTATTCAATTATTTGTTTATTTTGTTATTATGTTATTTGATTTTCGAACGAATAAATATTGCGCCACTTTAGCCGATACCGCAGGTAAAACTTTTCCAACCATGCCACTTGAGCTACTCATCCTCGTTACCACCTCGAATAAAGTTTTTTGGTAACTAGTGAAAAAAACGTGGTATATACATTTACAGTAGACTCGCTCCTAAACCGACGCGGCAGAGTGAGGTAAAAACTAAAAAGTGAAAGCCGAAACGGGAGGTTCCAAGAAGAGGGTGACACGTTGGGGAGATTTCCGCCGTGCATCTCCATGGAGTTGAGCTGTAACCGTCGTGCTAACAACTGCAGGGTTCTAATAAATTAAACCGACATGCACAGGGATTAGTTAAAACCTTATTATAAAACCAGTTAAATAAAAAATTGGGTGAAACTCAGAGATTAATTTTAATAAAGTAATTAAGAAAAAAAGCACGTCACCCTAGAAAAAAAAAAAATTAAAGCAGAGGAATCGGTCTGTAAAACTTGGACGCTAATGGCACAAGGCTCAGCGACAAACCTGCTAGATCGATTCCTAAGGGATGAATTTTAACACTTTAATCACGTTTAACCTCTATTAATTTTACCCAAATTTCACGTTTAATTTTACCCAAATTAATCCAACCTTCACTTTCCACTTTTACCCTCCAACCATTACCGGCACTTCACAACGAATTTCCAAATCTACCCTTCCCCCAGTAAACTGGCAGTGTGATCAGCCACTGTACTTGAAGTACATGCCGTGATTATTGCTGTACAACTCGATGATCATGACCGTAATCATGCATCCACGTGCGTTTGATTTAAATGGCTTTAACTAAGAGCGGGTCCCGCAGTGGCTTTAATATTACTTTATTGACCTTAACGCTTCGGAACAGCAGCTGTTGGTCCTTTAAAGCAAAGGGCAAAGTAGGTAAAGCAAAAAGGGTAGAAAAGTAACTTCCGTGAAGATTTGGGAAATAAAGAGGCTTTAAAATGGTAGAGAAAATAATAAATAATATTAGTGTTTTACTTAAACAATTTTATAGGGGGAGCATTTATTTTTGCCCTCGTCAAAATCCCCCCATTTTAGGTGTCCGTCCCAGGGCTCTCTTCTCGCTCTTCCTTCACTATTTTCTCACTGACTATCTCTCTCCCTCATTCTTCTTCCTCCTCTATCATTTTTGCCTTAACCAAAATCCACCCACAAAACAAGACCAACGCTCTAACCAAGCTATGGAGGCACCCGAGTATTTTCAGAACAGCTTCTGCCCACAATTCGTGACCGAGAAGCGCCACTCCCTCGATAGCACCAAGGCCAACAACAATGGCGCCGGTGCAGGCGACAGTTTCATGGTGGAGGACCTTCTCGACTTTTCTAATGATGACGCTGTCATTACCGACGTTGCTGCGGCTGCTGTTTTTGATAACGTCACCGGAAACTCCACGGACTCTTCCACCCTCACCGTCATCGACAGCAGCTCCAATTCTTCCTCTTTATCCGGTTGCGAACCCGCCAATTTCGCCGTTGACTTAGGAGGCCGGAGTTTACACGAAGTCCCCTTCTCCAGTGACCTCTGCGTTCCGGTATAATCTTATATCATTTAATTCTTTCTTTTGGGTTTTTGGTTTGTTTTGAATTTGTTATGCGTTTCAATCCCAAAGAAACATGACGACAAAAGCTACATGAATTCTCGAGGTGGTTACGTTTTTTTGGCACAAAATGGGCTCGTTTCAATTTTCGAAATTTGAATTGGAATTTTCGGTGGTGATAGAGTTGGAATTTTCTTAGCTGACGATTTTTTTAATTTTTTTTTGTTTGGGCAGTACGACGATTTAGCTGAGCTCGAATGGCAGCTCTCGAGTTTCTCGGAGGAGTCGTTTTCCAGCGAGGACCTCCAGAAGCTGCAGCTGATATCCGGAATGAAAGCCCGACCCGACGAGGCCGCCTCCGAGACCCGCCACTTCCAACCCGACCCAAACAACAACCAAAGCAACAGCAACCACAACAACCCTATATTCAACTCCGACATTTCAGTACCCGCCAAGGCCCGGAGCAAACGGTCCCGAGCCGCCCCGGGAAACTGGACTTCCCGCCTCCTCCTTCTCTCACCTACAGAATCCTCCCCGGAGTCGTCCGACGTCGTCGTTTCCGAACAGCCGCTGCCGCCGTCCAGTGTCGGCAAGAAGACACTAAAGGCCGCGCCCAAGAAGAAGGAGAATCCGGAAGGCGGCGCCGCCGCGCCCGGGGACGGCAGGAAGTGTCTGCATTGTGCTACGGATAAGACTCCGCAGTGGCGTACCGGGCCTATGGGCCCGAAAACGCTGTGTAACGCCTGCGGAGTCAGGTATAAGTCGGGCCGGCTCGTGCCTGAATATAGGCCCGCAGCCAGCCCGACTTTTGTGCTGACAAAACACTCGAACTCGCACCGGAAGGTGCTGGAGCTGCGGCGGCAGAAAGAGATGGTGAGAGCTCAGCAGCAGTATATACATCACCAGCCACCGCCGCACCACCATCATCACCACCACCACCACCATAATCCCAACATGATTTTCGACGTTAACGGCGGCGATTACTTGATTCACCAACACGTGGGGCCGGATTTCAGGCAGCTGATCTAGTGTGGAGAGATGCTAGCGTAGCTAAGCTAGGCTAAAGTTTTTCGAGGTTAATTTAGGGTCGTCCCCAGTGATCATCTTCTACCTTTTTTTTCTCTTCTCTTTCCTTTTTTTGTTAATTAGACAATTTCGTAATGTTATTTTTTTTTTTCCTCAACTTTTCCTAACTGAAATTTTGATTTTCCATCATAGACTGTTTCAATGTTAAATTGTTAATCCATGTGGCTCCCTTCAAATACAACTAATGTTGTCCTTAATTTACAAGAAAGAAAATGTTACTTTCTATCTCTTTCTTTAATTTACCTCTGCATAATATATATGACTGAACTCGCTAATACCTTGGTTTATGATTGGTATGAGAACTGAAAATTTATCTAGTTGCTGTGAATTAGTAGTCGTTTTTTGATGATTGAAGGCCAATTGTCACAAAAATACAAGATCAAGAGGGCTTAATAATGTGGGAAATATGGCTCTTTCTCTGTGTCGACTATGAGTACGAGTCCTGTATTGTTATGGTCCCATGCATAAGGTAAATGAATTTCGAGCCAGAATTAGAACCATCGATACGACATCATTCATTTGCCCCTACCACGTTTGGAGGCTTCAAATGGGTTTCAAACAAAAACATGATCATTTTCGAGTGTGCATGATATATAAACTGATAATAGCTAGTTGTTCTATTTACTTGGTTTTGTGAAAGTTTATTGAATATACCACATGATATATAAACTCGACCACCTTGCTTTTATCATTATGAACGATCGATCACATGATATTAGTTATCAATAATACAATACGATATTAAACCTCCCACGTACAAAAAACTGGGATACTTATGCTACTAGACCAAATGATACTAGTTTTTGAAACAATGATTTTAATAGAGAGTTTGATACAATTCAATGGAAGATTATGAGATATTTGTGTATGATCAACAATTTAAATTAGCAGTGTGATATCATAACTATGAGAATCAATCATAAGTTAAGCAATTTGGTAGAAATTAATCACAGATGATTAAGGTAGTAATGAGATAGCACATGCAAGAATGGTTAATGGGGCCTTGTGATTGAAATGGAATGGTGAATATTTTGTACGATATAGTTGTCGAAATGTGCATACCCACTGATCGAGCTGGTGTTTGGTGAGAGAGATAATCATGTTATCTTGTTCTTCTGAAAACATCTTCCCCCAATTGATAGATTGATTGCTCGATCAGGTCTCCCAACCTAATCATAATTTTCTTGACATCAAATCTGATATATATTCCATCTCTGTTAAAACTTCCCTTTATTATGCACCTTACACATTCAAAATCAGAAATTAAGCTCTTTTAAGTATGACCTCCCCCATCAAATAATTAGGCAAAACATGTCAACATTGGTAAAAAAAAATTATTGGCATAGAACAGTGTAGGTGCTATTAGTTGAGAAATTGAAGAGCATGTGAGCAAAGATTAAATATTACTTGAATGAAAATAATGTGTCATATATTATTATGTGCATGAATTTCAGTGGAGAAATCTACTGGTACTACTGGTAGTGACCAGTGGGGATTAACCATAGCAGAGAATGTTAGAAAAGAAAGGCAGATTTGGGTAGCGGATTTTTTTGGCATCGTTTTCTGCTGCACAAAATCCGGTTGGCGAATTTCGTTACTATCTTCTTGCACAATTTTTCTCACCACTCTTTTAAGACTTCGAGAAATTCAAGTTAATAGAATTTCGCCAACAAGAGGAGAAAAAATGATTGAACATGCATGTATTTCGCAAAAACACACTCACTCACATTATATTATTGTACGTGGATTCATTACCTATGGATGAACTTCTGCATAAGTCTAGGGCCAAGACCATAATACAATCCATGTCATACTTTTTTTTATTTTTTATTTTTAAATCCATGTCTATCTTGTTACTTTGTTAGATATCTCGGTCATCTATTTAGAGTTCGGAGTTTAACTTTCGTGCAAATTAACAAGCGACGAGGTCTTGCGAATTACCTAACGAATCGGTCTTCATACAATGTCCGACTATTTGGATTGTTATAGTTTGTGTTTATAATTTACTTGTTTGTAAGCGAATGTAGATTAATTATATAATGGTGGAACTTGGTAGACAATGCAAACACGTAGTGTATGCAGATCCCAGGCAACGCTGATCCAAAGGTCTGCCAAGTTCATGTTATATATAGATTAATGTCGACATGCATATGATTTTAGCTTGTAGTTTAGATGCTCTCTGTGTACTATTTTGCTGTAGTTTTACTTGGTCTTATCGCTAGTGATCAGATTAAGCTAAAGAACATGCACAGGGAAACCAGCAAACCCTAATGGCAGTAATTATATATCATCGATCATAGTGGTGGGAATAATGATATTTCAAAAATTCCAAAACTAAATTATTCGATCCGATTTGTATCTGTACATTAGTGTGATTTGTGAAGCAAGGTTTGCGGTGATCACATGCCTCTTTTTCATGCCCTCATGCACCACTCACTAGCTACTCTGGTTACTGACACAGACACATACACCAGTTAAGTTTCTGCATTACATTTACTTAATATTGTTCTAAAGCTGCACTCTATTACTTAACTGGGAATTTCTTTTAAATATATTGGGGTTTTAGACTAGGATCAATCATCGCCATTTCTTGTTTTGGATTGATTTGTGTTTATAATTAAGCGCGTAAGTAATAACCAGACTGATTAGTACTGTCTTACAGGTTCTCACTCATGTAAAGTGTGACGAGGAGCGTAAGTTCTATGACTTATTACAGCAGAATGAATGATGAAGGTGAAATGACTTATGCTACAGAGATTCAAAGCCAAGAGGAAAATAAAGATCAAGAACAAGCTAGAGATCGAGCTGTCTCAGTTATGTAATCAGGATTCCTACTTACAGTAATTTTTCTATTACAGCGGAGAAGTTTCGCTAATCAAACATTATGTATTGTAGATACTCGAATAAAAGTTTTCTCAATACACGAAATTTCCAATGTATTGGAGCTTTGGAGTAGATTATGAAACGTGAATTCCATTGTAATGTATGGAAGAAACAGCAACTCCACTCTCAAACGACTAAATCAAGTAAAGAGAAGCATACTCTTGACTTAGAAAGAAGATCATTAGCTATATTGGTGTGTGATGAACATCATATATTAGTCCCTTTCTAACAAACTAATGGGTTTCCATGCATGGGGGAT
The window above is part of the Fragaria vesca subsp. vesca linkage group LG2, FraVesHawaii_1.0, whole genome shotgun sequence genome. Proteins encoded here:
- the LOC101299441 gene encoding GATA transcription factor 12-like codes for the protein MEAPEYFQNSFCPQFVTEKRHSLDSTKANNNGAGAGDSFMVEDLLDFSNDDAVITDVAAAAVFDNVTGNSTDSSTLTVIDSSSNSSSLSGCEPANFAVDLGGRSLHEVPFSSDLCVPYDDLAELEWQLSSFSEESFSSEDLQKLQLISGMKARPDEAASETRHFQPDPNNNQSNSNHNNPIFNSDISVPAKARSKRSRAAPGNWTSRLLLLSPTESSPESSDVVVSEQPLPPSSVGKKTLKAAPKKKENPEGGAAAPGDGRKCLHCATDKTPQWRTGPMGPKTLCNACGVRYKSGRLVPEYRPAASPTFVLTKHSNSHRKVLELRRQKEMVRAQQQYIHHQPPPHHHHHHHHHHNPNMIFDVNGGDYLIHQHVGPDFRQLI